AGCACGCGGCGCGCATGACCGCGATGGAAAACGCAACCAGCAACGCGGACGAGGTAATAGCAAAACTTACCCTGCTTTTTAACAAGACCAGGCAGGCAATCATTACAACGGAGCTTATGGATATCGTTAACGGTACGGAAGCTCAAAGGAAAGGAGGCAACGAGTAGAGATGAGTATTGAATCAGCGTTTACAACAGGCGGCAGAGATGCCGAAGCGGCAAACGGTGCCGACCCGGGAATCGGGAAAATAATTCAGGTAACGGGTCCGGTGGTGGATATCGAATTCTCGGAGGGAGCTCTTCCCACCGTGTTTACGGCTCTTAAGGTAACGAATCCGGCCCTTGGGGAAACCGAGTGGAACCTGATTCTGGAAGTTGCCCAGCAGCTGGGGGGAGGCCGCGTAAGATGCATCGCCATGGACTCGACCGAGGGGCTTAAAAGAGGACAGGATGCCCTTAACACCGGCGATGGAATAACAATCCCGGTCGGCAAGGAAGCTCTCGGGAGACTGCTTAACGTGGTCGGAGAACCGATAGATGAAGCTGGCCCCGTAGAGACTGAGGAGCGCTGGCCCATTCACCGTCCCGCGCCCGAGTTCGTCGAACAAAGCACCAAAATGGAGCTTTTCGAGACGGGCATAAAGGTTATCGATCTTCTTGCTCCTTTTCTTAAGGGCGGGAAAATCGGTCTTTTCGGCGGAGCAGGAGTAGGCAAGACCGTTTTGCTGATGGAGCTCATCCATAACATAGCCAAGGAATACGGCGGTTACTCGGTTTTCGGCGGAGTGGGAGAGAGAACCAGGGAAGGAAACGACCTTTACTGGGAGATGAAGGAATCTGGGGTTCTTGGAAACACGGGACTCATATTCGGACAGATGAACGAGCCTCCGGGAGCGAGAGCCAGGGTTGCCCTTACGGCGCTTACGCTCGCCGAGTATTTCCGCGACACCCAGGGTCAGGATGTCCTTCTTTTCATCGACAACATTTTCCGCTTTACCCAGGCGGGCTCCGAAGTGTCGGCCCTTCTAGGAAGAACACCTTCTGCTGTTGGTTACCAGCCGACTCTCTCGACTGACCTCGGGGAACTCCAGGAGAGAATCACTTCGACCGTAAAAGGCTCGATCACCTCCGTGCAGGCGATTTACGTTCCTGCGGACGACCTTACGGACCCTGCTCCCGCAACTACCTTTGCGCACCTTGACGGAACCATCGTTCTCTCAAGGCAGTTGACCGAACTTGGAATATATCCTGCTGTTGATCCACTTGACTCGGCCTCGAACATTCTTGATCCGAGAATAGTCGGAGACGAGCATTACGGGGTCGCCAGGGAAGTCCAGGAAGTTCTGCAGCGCTACAAGCAGCTCCAGGAGATAATCGCGATTCTCGGTATGGACGAACTCTCAGAAGAGGATAAGCTCACGGTTGCACGCGCCAGAAAGGTCCAGAGGTATCTCTCGCAGCCTTTCCACGTGGCCGAGCAGTTTACGGGCACCCCAGGAAAGTACGTTCCCATCAAACAGACTATAGAAGCTTTCGGCGAGATTATCTCGGGCAACATGGATGATATTCCCGAGCAGGCTTTCTACATGGTGGGTAATCTTGACGAAGTACGCGAGAAGGCGACGGCAATCGCCTCCTGACGGGAGATCTGAAAATTGGCTGAAAAACTGCAACTCAAGATAATAACCTCCAAGAGGCTCGTGTTTGACGGCGAGGTCGAGGAACTGGTAGCCCCCGGCCAGATGGGGGAATTCGGTGTTTTGCCGGGTCACGTGCCTTTTCTTTCTGTGCTTTTTCCGGGGAGACTCAGGTTCAAAACCGAGGAGTCGGGAGAAAGCACTCTCATAATCCATGGTGGCCTCGCGGATGTAAAGGATGACACCATCAGTATTCTTACCGACCAGTCGGAGAATCCCGGAGAGGTTGACGTCACGGCCGCCAGAAAAGACGCCGAGGTCTTTCAGAAGGAACTTGATGAGCTTCAGGACACAGAAGCTTCGGAAAGAGAAGAGCTTGACAAGAAGCTCAAAATAGCTCGGGCCCGAGCGGGAGAGTAGGTTTTTTCGCCTGAATCTGCCGTGGCGGAGTGTTCTTGTCCCGGCGGTCTGAACCCGTAGTCTGTCATGTTTTTGTTGTGAACTGTCCTGCTTTGAGATAACGAGGCGGGAAACCGGCCATCGTAAATACGGGAAGCGTTCTTTTGGAAAATCTAGATACTGACTGCGGATGCCCGTTCAGCTAAAGTGCAGTATCTGATCTCGAAGTTGTCTTGAAAACACCTGTTTCGTTCTTTATCATTTAGAAATATTAAGTTGTTTTTGGCGTGAGGTCTATTATGGATGCTAAAGAAGCTGTGAGATTAGCGAAAAACTATGTAAAGGATATTTTCGTTGAAGAGCAGATTACGAATGTTGGACTTGAAGAGATCAAATTTAATGACGACCAGGACTGCTGGGAAATCACCGTAGGATTTTCCAGACCGTGGGATTATCATGCTTGGAACCTGTTTGAAGATGTCCATTCTGCCTTTGAGAAGCAAAGACGGCCGAAGACGCGGTCCTTTAAGGTAGTTAACATAGACGCCAGTAACGCTAAAGTTTTGTCTGTCAGGAATCATGAACTGACCGGAATGCAATGACTTCAGCACCGACTCGGCTTTTCCTTGACTCCAGCCTTCTAGTGTTACTTGTCGTCGGTATGGTTGATCCCGGACTGATTGCCAAACATAAGCGGACCAAGCAGTTTCCGGCTGAGGCATACGACCTACTAAACGAACACCTTTCGCACTTTGACTGCGTGTTAGTTACGCCGAACACCCTGACCGAAGCATCCAACCTGCTCGGGCAACATGGGGAGCCCATGCGCTCGGATCTTTTCCAGATGCTTCACAACCTGATCAAAAGAACCGAAGAAACCGTAGTTGCAAGTGCGGATGCCTCGCAAAACAGCGCTTTTCCGCGCTTGGGCTTGACCGACGCGGTGCTTCTGGAAGTTGTCTCGGTCGAAACTCCCTTGCTCACGACGGACCTCAAATTACATGTTGCCGCCTTGGAGAGGAAAGGAGAGAAGTCTGCATTCAACTTTATGCATTTGTTTGATTACTGAGTCTTTCACTGTAATGTCGTTTCCCGGTTTTTCTTACCAGAAAACAAACTCGTTTGGTCTGTTTCCGCTGATATCAATCGGCAGTATATGAAGAGTTGTCGGAACTTCTTCATGTTCCTTGAGAAGCGTTAGTTTAATTCGTTCCGTTAATTTTTCCTGCATAGGATAAAACAGGGCAAGATTCCTGACTCCGTACCTTGAAGCGTAGCTTCCTATCTGATACATATCTGACTGCGTTATCCCCAGTTTCTGTTCTTCGCTGTCCAGTACTTTCCATTTTGCATCGGCGATGGCAACCGGATTTCCAGATTTGTTCAGAAATGAGAAATCAGGCTTCATCATGAAAATCGACTTACCGGAATCTTCCCGTCTGGCGAAAGATCTTTGAGGTCCTTGTTCTCTTATGCTGATATCTTTTTCCCTTGTCTCTTTGCGAAGCTCCACTCCGACATAAGCCTCAAACAGCCTGTTCATATCGAACAGAAGTGCAAGACAGTCTTTCTCCCCCGTGGTAACGCCTGGATAGAATCCTCTGAGGAAAAATCCGCACTGCTCGAATACCTGTTTGTACCTGTCAGTTATGCGGTCAAAACTCAGAGAGTTAACCGCCGCCGTGACGTCCGTGGCGAAGTCGCTTATGGGTTCGAATCGCGCAAGAAGTTCCGAGACATGCCGTTGCGGTCGGCTTCCTTTAGCTTTTTTAAGCATTACCTCCAGTACATGTTTCAGAACTTGGTTGTAAACGTTATCCGCGCTTAATTCGTCGTACTGGCAGAAAAGCCGTTCCCCGTGGGCGAGATTCCGTTTGAGATGCTCCCCGATTTTAAGCTTCCCACGCAGCACGTTCAGATTTTCTTCGCGACGGATATATTTCTGGATCATTCCGCGCGTCAGCTGGGCATGAAGCTGGTCGCAGAAGTGCAGTATGAATATGTCGAGGAGGAATCGCTTCTGGAGATTAATTCCCGCAGTACCCGCCCTAGTGAGTTTCAGGTACCGCGCTCTGTAGAGCATGCGAACAAGAACTTCCCGGCTAGATTCGACATCATCCGCTTTTATGTCATGAATCTTGAGCAGAATCTCTATGGATAAATCCCCAAGAGAAATTACTCCACAGTATGATGCGAATTTTATTTCCCTGTCTCCCCACGACCAGGCTTTTGTCGGTAGTTTTCCTTCGAGTTTTCCGAGAAGCTCTGCGTGTTTTTCTCCAAGCTCGTTTTGTCTACCTGCGGGGGAGCGGACGATGGGGACCGATTTGTGCTCAATGACGGTAATTACTTCAGACATTAGGTGTTGTTTTTTTCTTCGTATACTTTCCTGATTGCGTCTGGAGTAATCTCGTCTTTAGTGGCTACCCGATATTCAGTTGAGTCTTCAAAATCATTCTCAAACCCGAAGACTTTTTTTCCTTCTACTATTTCGTGTTTTATAATCTGCGTTTCCTGCGGCTCGGGTTTTTCTCCACCTGTTTTTACATCTCTGAATACGAGTTGAATCTTGTGCCAGTCATCGTAAAAATACTCTTGGAGAAGAGGAATAATCCGGGAAAGCAGCACATCTTTAAGCTGGTCAAAATTACGTACCCTGATAAGGTAAGAATGACCGATGGTCATATCCCTGCTCAGGAGAAAGCGTATCCGGCTGTTTATCGCTTCAAGCAGCTTGCGAAGATCAATTTCCCCTCCCTTGTCGTCTTTTATCCTGCCATCAGATGAGCCTTCAATCACGCTTGTATCCGGCATCATTTCCTGGAACTGAAATCTGCGCCGAAGCGCAGTGTCAAGAAGAGCTATCGAGCGGTCAGCCGTATTCATGGTGCCGTAAACATCCAGATTGGCCGGGACCCCGAATTTTTCCCCCGAATAAGGAAGAGTCAGAATCATACCTGACTGGGGCGAACCATCTTTTCCGTATGTCACTCTTTTGTCCGTTTCAAGCAGGGTGATGAGTTCTCCGAATATGCTGGCGATATTTCCCCTGTTTATCTCGTCAATAAAAATTGCGTATTGCTGTTTAGGGTCCACTTTTGCTTTCTGACAGATTCGCTTGAATACGCCAGGAACGACCCCGTATTTCACGTTTCCGTCTTTATCTGACTTAGGTCTTATACCCTCGACGAAGTCTTCGTAGCTGTACGCCTGATGAAAGGTCACAAACTCGAATCGCTGATCATGCTTTTTGGGCTCATGATCCTGTTCACATTCGAATCGTTCGTCGGGCAATTCCCGCTTTGGTCCGGCTTTCCATTTTTTGGCAAGTTCCACATGCCGTCTCCACTTGTGATCCTTATCGCATTCCTCTTCCCAGTCATTGACAAGATACCATCTCTTGTTGGAATCCTGATCAAATACAAAAGGTGGACGGTCGTATTTGGTTGCCTGAATGACTTCTGAATTTTCAGCAGCATGTTCTCTGAGGTATGTAGATATTGAGTTGCGGATGTTTTTGTTGTTCGTCATAGGTTTTCTTATACGAATGTACTCATGTTCTGAGATTTCGGTGAGTGTTGCATTTGTTTCCAAGTACAGTACTCCGATGATTATGCTTAGCCACTGTGGGTTAGATGACTCAAATTCTTGACGAAGCCAATTTTCTCTAGTTTGGTCTTGCTTTCTGCTTAGAGTTTCTGCCGACGGAGTTTGTTTTTTGCCAGAATATTCTTCAGTTCGACTATTGAGCCAATGGGTTTTTCCGGTTCCGGGGGGGCCGTAAAGAATCAGATTGAGGGGGTTTCCACCATTTGAATTTTCATTTTGCCATTCATTCAAAGGCGGGTTATAAAAATCAAGTTCGGAAGTTCTGTGCTCTTTTTCTTTCTCGCGTCGTATTTCAAGAAGAAGGCGGTCTATCTCCACCGGCGACAGTTTCCGGCCCGCTTCTCCCTTCTTAAACTTGCTGACAATTTTTTCTCGATGCTCTGCGCTGAATATGCGTTCAAAGCTATCAGGGAAGAGTAAAAACAGGATCATGTGACGTGACTGGCGGGTAGCACTTCCTGGAATCTGTTCAATCCACTCGGCAAAATCCCATCCATCGGAGAGAAGCAGTTCCTTGCGCCTCGTTACCGGAAACTTTTTCAATTCAATCATAAGCAGAATGAAAAATTCCCATTCCCACGCAAGTCTGGAAAAAATGCCTGCGCCAACATTACCTATTCCGGCCAGAACATCGTCCTCAAGCCATTTGGAGTTTTCGGGAAGTGGCTTGCTCGATCTCTCCCAGATAGTCTTGATGCTTTCGCGTTTTGTTTGGATTTTGTACTTGTCGTGGCACAAAGACATCAGCCACGATATTTCCACAGCCAGTTGTTTGATTTCAGGTGGTCTTGCTTGAAGGAGATTTCCCAGCTGTTCGGTGAACTTGTCTTCGTTCTTATCGAGTTGCTTTATGAGATGTTGGTTGAGTTCTTCAAAATAACCAATCTTCCATATCTCTGTATCTTCAAATATCCCATTGTCTGATATCAGGGATGTGTGTTTCCAGTGCTCGGCAGCCTCTAATATGGGCCCGGCGACATTGTTCTTGCCTACATAACGGCTCATTTGGCGATTGCTTCTTTTCGGATTAGTAAAAGACTAGGTATCGCTACTGTTTGCCTTCGGGGCATTGAAACTGTGACAAAAAAGTTCAAGTAAAAAAAAGCCGCCTAGTTGCACTTCGAGAATCCGCATTCCCTGCAGGTAAAGCAGCCGGATTCATACGCAAGTGCTCTGCTTCCGCATTCGGGGCACTGCTCAAACATAAGGTCCGTTGAAACCTTCTGGGTAGAGCCGTTTGCCTCCGCGACAGGATTGGCTTCGTCGCTGGCTTTCTCTTTTGTTACGAAGTGGCTTCTCAGCACCTTCGCTATGGCGTCGGGGACGGACATTATGACCCTTCCCCCTGAAAAAACTGGCGAGGAACCTCCAATGGCCTCCAGCTGTTCCACGACATCTCTGACATCAACCCCAGACCTCAGAGACAGAGATATCAGCCTTCCAGTTGCCTCGGCATCCGCCATCGTGGTAAATCCAGATTTTCCAATCTGGACGAAAACTTCAAACGGCTTGCCTTCGTAACTGTTGACAGTCACGTAGAGATTCCCGTACCCAGTTTTTATCGCCTCGGTAAAACCTTCCAGGACTCTTGGTCTCGTGACGGGTTTTACCGCTTCTTTTTGAGAGGGATGAGGGGATGGTGTGAGGTTGGAGTGGGTGGTTGACATCCCTTCATCCCAGGGTGGAGAGTTTGTTTTATCTTTCGCTTGTTCTTCCGTTATCAGCACCCCTTCTCTGGAGCCTTCCCTGTAAACGGTTACCCCCTTGCAGCCGAGCTTCCAAGAGAGGAAGTATATCTTCTCGACCTCTTCGAGGCTTATGTCCTTGGGGAGGTTAACGGTACTTGATATGCATGAATCTATGTGCTTTTGAATAGCGGCCTGCATGCGGACCCGCTGTTCCGGCTTTATCTCGTGTGAGGTGACGAACGTGTCCGGAAGATCCGCCTCATCGTCCAGCCCGAATTTCTCCATGTACTCAGACACCAGAGGGTGGTAGACCTTGAATTCCTCTTCCGACAAGGATTCCGAGCGCCGCAAGTAGGACAGGGCGAACATGGGCTCAACACCGCTTGTTGTTCCAGCGAGAACCGAACCGCTTCCGACGGGTGGAACCGTGAGTATGCATGCGTTTCTGAGGCCCTGCTTCTTTATCTTGCTCATCACGTTATCGCGCATGCTTTTTACAAATGGATTAGCTATATGAGTTTTCAGATCAAACACGGGGAAAGTTCCCTTCTCCTTGGCAAGGTCTGAACTGGCCTCGTAAACTATGTTCTTTACATGTTCAAAAAGCTCGTCGGTGAATTTTATGCCTTCAGACGTGTCATATTTTATGTTGAGCTTGGTAAGCATGTCTCCAAGGCCCGTGAACCCGACCCCTATTCTCCTCGACCTCAAAGACGCTTTTGTCTGGAAGCTTAGGGAGTGCTTTTCAATGTTGTAATCCAGTATGTCGTCAAGGAATCTGACGCTGTATCGAAAAGCCTTTTCAAGCTCTTCCCATTCTATCGCGGCGGTTTCTTCGAAAGCGTTTTTGACGAACATGGAGAGATTCACGTTCCCGAGGCAGCAGTTCCCGTAGTCCTCAAGCGCCTGCTCGCTGCAGGGGTTCACGCCATTTACTTCCATGTTGGCGTATTCGGTCGGGGAGTATCTTTTAACTGTGTCCCAGAATATAAGTCCGGGTTCGGCCGAGGACCATGCTGACTGAACGAGCTTGTCCCATATCTTGCGGGCCCGCACGGTTCTTTTTATTTCGGTTTTCTCGTTTGAGAAGCTGAGTTCGTAGTCAGTGTCTCTTTCCACGGCTTCCATGAACTTGTCATCAACCTTCACCGAGATATTGGCAAACTGCACCTTTGATCTTGCCTCATCGTTTTTTATGTCGAGGAAGTCCATTATGTCGGGGTGATCGACTTTCATGGTTATCATGAGGGCCCCTCTTCTTCCCGCCTGCCCTATGGTTCCGGTAGTTGTGGAGAGAAGATCCATGAACGATACCGCCCCCGTTGAGTATATGGCCGAATTGTTCACCGGCGAGCCTTTCGGTCTCAGGATAGATATATCGGTTCCGACTCCTCCGCCGAAAGAGTAAGTCCTGGCGGCCTCCTTGCACCACTCGAATATTCCCTCTATGGAATCTTCCTTTATCGGCATGTAGTAGCAGTTAAGGAGCGTGGCCCTTCTGTTCTGGCCGGCACCGAACAGTATTCTCCCGCCGGGTATGAACTTGAAATCGGAGAGGAGCCAGTAGAAGTTTTCCTCCCACTGCTTTCTCAGTTCCTTTTCTTCCTCGGGGGACGCTATTTCCCTGGCCACCCTTCGCCACATCTGCTCCGGAGTTTTCTCTGTTATTTCTCCTTTTTCGTTGCGAAGAGCGTATTTCTCGTAGAAAACGCGCGCCCTGAGCGTGTCTCCGCCGAAGGCGTCGATGGTTTTCGCGGGAATTTCTATGGTGTCGCTTGGAGCTTTGACATGCTCCGGAGAGGGTTCTTGGATCTGGGTTTCTTGTTCATCGACGGCTGCAGTTTTAAGATCGGATGTTCCATTCGCAACGATTTCAGGGTGGTTTTTATCTCCAGGCACACTTTCCTCCTTTTCTGTTCCTTATAAACACTTCCTTCCGGTCTATGTACAAGATGTATTGCCTATCTTGTGCACGGAATCTATTTAAACACAATATATTGATGCTTGTCAAGGAACTATTTTGTTTTCGTTAAATAAAATTAAAAGGGTTTTTGCAAAGAGAGATCATCGGACCATGAAATTCAAGTGAGATCAGGTGCTTGCCTCTTCACCTTGAAAATTTTTCGGTAACTATGAAACGATAAAATTTTTCTTCACAAGTGTGGCAGGGAAAGATTCAGGGTCGGATAGTACGGTTCTTGTGAGGAGCCTGTTTCCCTGTGTTATACTCTCGGGATATGAAAAGGGAGGAAGTTTTTGCCGCGGGGGGAACCGAAGCAGTCTCCGAGGTGCTGGATTTCTGGTTCGGCGATCTGCGCGAGGGAGAGCTGCCGGATGAAGAGAAGCAGATGACTTGGTGGGCGAAGTCAGAGGAGTTTGACGATCTCGTAAGGCGGAGATTCGAGAAATATGTCCTGTTTGCCGAAAAAGGGGAACTTTCCCGCTGGCTCGAAACCCCCTTGGGCACAGTGGCGTTTATAGTCGTCGTCGATCAGTTTCCAAGGAACATCTACCGCGACACACCGGGAGCGTTTTCAACGGACTCGCTGGCTCTTCGCGCCTGTCTTCGGGGCATTGAGAAGGGATTTGACAGGGACCTTCACCCGGCGCACAGGACATTTTTCTACCTGCCGCTTATGCACTCGGAGGACCTTGAGATCCAGGAGATGAGTGTTCTTAAGTACTCCGCTCTTGAAAACGAATATGCCTCGCACCCGCAAATCAAGGAAACCCTTGCCTGTTCAACGGATTTTGCGGGACGGCACTTTGACATAATAAAGAGATTCGGAAGATATCCCCACAGAAACGCGGCTTTGGGAAGAGAATCAACCCCGGAAGAAACCGAGTTTCTAAAAGAGCCTGGAAGCTCTTTCTAATTCTTTCCACTGACTTTTTTTGTTGTTTAAGGTTATTCAAGCGGGTATTTATATGATGGCCGCAGCGTAGGGCGGGTGTATTTTATATCAGGGAGAACGTTTGATTGAATATCGAGGAAATATTTAGCCGGACTTACTTGGGCAATCCCGCCGAATCGTGGCTCTGGGCTCTGGGAGCGGCGATTGTTTTAGCCTTAGTTTTTAATTTCATCCTGAAAAGGTTCGTAAGGGGGTTTGCCAATCTTGCCGAGAAGACCGAGACAGATCTCGACGATCTGGTTTCAGCACTCTTAGAAAAAACCAGCATAGTGCTGATCATAATTTTTTCGGTCTACGTGGCTACCTTCTTCCTTGACCTCACCCAGCAGGTAAGGGAATTCCGGAAAAGCGTAATAATTATCTGCCTTCTCGTTCAGGTCGGTTTATGGGGAAGCGGTTTCATTGATTATTACGTTTCGAAGAAACTCGCGAATATCGATGTCGGCGTCGGCGCCACCGTAACACACCTAAGAAGTCTCGGATTTTTCGCGAAAGTAGTTCTCTGGGTGATTCTGGTAATTCTGACGATCGACAATCTGGGTTTTGACCCTACCACGATAATTGCGGGACTTGGAGTCGGGGGCATAGCCGTAGCGCTTGCTCTCCAGAACGTTCTCGGCGATGTGATAGCTTCGCTCTCCATTATTTTCGACAAGCCTTTTGAAGTCGGGGATTTCATAGTGGTAGACGATATAATGGGGGATGTCGAGCACATAGGGCTTAAGACCACGCGCCTCAGGAGCCTTTCCGGCGAGCAGCTTGTTTTATCGAATAACGATCTGCTTCAAAGCCGCATAAAAAACTACAAGAGGATGGACTCCCGCAGGATTGATTTTTCTTTAGGTGTCATTTACGAAACGTCCTACGATAATCTTGAGAAAATCCCCGGGCTGATAAAAGATATAATAGAGTCGGAACAGAAAACGAGATTCGTCAGAGCGCATTTCAGCAGTTACGGTGATTTTTCCCTTAACTACGACATAGTCTACTTTGTCCTTAGTCCTTTATTTGATGATTATATGGATATACAGCAGAGAATTAACCTAAAGATATTTAAAAGGTTCTCCGATGAGGGAATAGAGTTTGCCTATCCCACACGCAAGATCTTTCTTGATTCGGTAGAAGCTGCGTCGACCGGCGCAGGGGCGGGAGACTGAATTGGCCAAAAAAGCGTGGGGAGGTCGCTTTGCTTCCCAGACACACAATATCGCCGAGAAGTTCTCGGAATCGGTAAGTTTCGACAGGCGTCTTTACAAAGAAGACATAAGGGGGAGTATCGCCCACGTGAAAATGCTTCGCGAGACCGGGATTATTTCTCGTAAAGATGCATCCCGAATAACCAAAGGCCTGCGGGAGATCGAAAAGGAAATAGACCGCGGGGAGTTTGCTTTCAGCGAGAGCTACGAGGATATCCATCTCAACATAGAGAAGAGGCTTATCGAGAAAACGGGGTCTTCGGGTGCCATGGTACACACCGCCAGGAGCAGGAACGACCAAGTTCTAACCGACACGAGGCTTTACCTGAGGGGGGAGACAGAAGAGATAATTTCACTTGTGTGCGCCTTGGCGGAGCAGTTCGTTGAACTTTCCGCAAAGAATCTGGGGGTGATTGTTCCTCTCTACACCCACATGCAGCGTGCGCAGCCGGTGCTTCTATCCCACCATCTTCTGGCTTACTACGAAATGCTAAAGCGCGACCGCGAGAGGTTTATTAACTGCCTTGCCAGGGTGAATGTGAGCCCGCTTGGAAGCTGTGCCGGGGCGGGAACCTCGTTTCCGATAGACAGGGAGATGACCGCCGAGGGTCTGGGGTTTAAATCGGTTTCCAGAAACAGCATTGATTCTGTAAGCGACCGTGATTTCTGCGCGGAGTTCGTATTCTGCTGCTCGATTCTGATGATGCACCTGAGCAGGCTTTCCGAGGAACTTGTTTTGTGGAGCGCAAAGGAGTTTGACTTCGTTGACCTCGGGGACGGGTTCACCACGGGGTCTAGCATAATGCCCCAGAAAAAAAATCCAGACATGTCGGAGCTCACCCGGGGAAAAACCGCCAGGGTCTACGGAAACCTGAGTGCATTTCTGACTTTGATGAAAGGACTTCCGCTTTCCTACAACAGGGACATGCAGGAGGACAAAGAGCCTCTTTTCGATACGGTTGACACGGTAAAGCTTTGCCTTCAGGTTAATGTCGAAATGCTGAAGACGCTTGAATTCAAGGAAGAAAACATGAAGAAGGCCCTTCAGGGAGGCTTCGTTACCGCGACCGACGTGGCGGACTATCTGGCCCGCAAGGGTGTCCCGTTCCGTTCGGCCCACGAAACCGTGGGGAAGATAGTTTCTTACGCCGAGCGGGGGGGAAAGGAGCTTTCAGATCTTAAGCTCTCCGAATTCCGCAGGTTTTCCAAAAAAATCGACGAGGACATTTTTCAGGTGATAACATTCTCGGGTTCCGTTGAGAGCAGGAATTCCCTAGGCGGCACTTCAACCTCGAACGTGAGAAAAGAGATAGCAAACGCCAGAAGGTTCCTCAAAAGATGCATGTAGCCGTTTTTCCGGAAGAGTCGGCAATGATTTTCATCCTGTTTGCGGTGCGCCATGGGTTTTAAGCTTGGGGGACTTTACGTGATTACCGACGAGGGGCTGATTCCGCGCGGTTCTTTCTGCGAAACAGTTGAGAAATCGTTAGTGGGGGGAGCTGACATCGTTCAGTTAAGGGATAAAACTTCTCCGCGCTCGGAAGTCGTCGCCTTGGGCAGGGAACTTCTCGGTATTACGAAGAGATACGGCGTGCCACTTATAATAAATGACTCCCCGGAACTCATGATGGAAATAAAGGCCGACGGAGTGCATCTGGGCGAGGACGACCCGAACATAATACCCACGAGAAAGAAACTGGGTAACGGCGCTATCATAGGCGTTTCCTGTTACGGTTCTCTTCCAAGAGGTATACACGCCGAGAGAATGGGTGCCAATTACGTTGTTTTCGGAACTCCTTGGGCCACTCCGACAAAACCCGGCAGAATCCCCACCCCTTTTGAGACTCTAATCGAGGCAAAAACCGCTATCACGGGGATTCCAATATTTGCCATAGGGGGAATATTCTCCCATAATGCGGCACAGGTACTTGCTACCGGGGTGGACGGCGCAGCCGTCATAACGAGTGTTTTTGGATCAGATGACCCGGAGGGTGCTTCGAGGGATCTTCGCTCTGTTCTTAAGGATCACCCGGTCGTGTGACCATGCGGGGAAACCCTATTCGGGCTTTGAGCATATGACGAGATGATTTGAGGCTCTTCCCTCGTCAACCAGTCCCAGATACGTATCGAAATACTCAATGTGATAGCGGGTGTTTTCCTCGCCCTGCTCTTCGGCAATCACGGCGGAATGCTTTTTGTAAGCGTCTCCCCAGTTTTTAACCTGAACCCGGAAATCTGCCACGTACTCGGTTATTTCCTCGATACGAAATCCGGCCGATTCAAGCTTTCCCCTGT
The nucleotide sequence above comes from Candidatus Dadabacteria bacterium. Encoded proteins:
- a CDS encoding restriction endonuclease yields the protein MSEVITVIEHKSVPIVRSPAGRQNELGEKHAELLGKLEGKLPTKAWSWGDREIKFASYCGVISLGDLSIEILLKIHDIKADDVESSREVLVRMLYRARYLKLTRAGTAGINLQKRFLLDIFILHFCDQLHAQLTRGMIQKYIRREENLNVLRGKLKIGEHLKRNLAHGERLFCQYDELSADNVYNQVLKHVLEVMLKKAKGSRPQRHVSELLARFEPISDFATDVTAAVNSLSFDRITDRYKQVFEQCGFFLRGFYPGVTTGEKDCLALLFDMNRLFEAYVGVELRKETREKDISIREQGPQRSFARREDSGKSIFMMKPDFSFLNKSGNPVAIADAKWKVLDSEEQKLGITQSDMYQIGSYASRYGVRNLALFYPMQEKLTERIKLTLLKEHEEVPTTLHILPIDISGNRPNEFVFW
- the atpC gene encoding ATP synthase F1 subunit epsilon, which codes for MAEKLQLKIITSKRLVFDGEVEELVAPGQMGEFGVLPGHVPFLSVLFPGRLRFKTEESGESTLIIHGGLADVKDDTISILTDQSENPGEVDVTAARKDAEVFQKELDELQDTEASEREELDKKLKIARARAGE
- a CDS encoding AAA domain-containing protein; this translates as MSRYVGKNNVAGPILEAAEHWKHTSLISDNGIFEDTEIWKIGYFEELNQHLIKQLDKNEDKFTEQLGNLLQARPPEIKQLAVEISWLMSLCHDKYKIQTKRESIKTIWERSSKPLPENSKWLEDDVLAGIGNVGAGIFSRLAWEWEFFILLMIELKKFPVTRRKELLLSDGWDFAEWIEQIPGSATRQSRHMILFLLFPDSFERIFSAEHREKIVSKFKKGEAGRKLSPVEIDRLLLEIRREKEKEHRTSELDFYNPPLNEWQNENSNGGNPLNLILYGPPGTGKTHWLNSRTEEYSGKKQTPSAETLSRKQDQTRENWLRQEFESSNPQWLSIIIGVLYLETNATLTEISEHEYIRIRKPMTNNKNIRNSISTYLREHAAENSEVIQATKYDRPPFVFDQDSNKRWYLVNDWEEECDKDHKWRRHVELAKKWKAGPKRELPDERFECEQDHEPKKHDQRFEFVTFHQAYSYEDFVEGIRPKSDKDGNVKYGVVPGVFKRICQKAKVDPKQQYAIFIDEINRGNIASIFGELITLLETDKRVTYGKDGSPQSGMILTLPYSGEKFGVPANLDVYGTMNTADRSIALLDTALRRRFQFQEMMPDTSVIEGSSDGRIKDDKGGEIDLRKLLEAINSRIRFLLSRDMTIGHSYLIRVRNFDQLKDVLLSRIIPLLQEYFYDDWHKIQLVFRDVKTGGEKPEPQETQIIKHEIVEGKKVFGFENDFEDSTEYRVATKDEITPDAIRKVYEEKNNT
- the atpD gene encoding F0F1 ATP synthase subunit beta — its product is MSIESAFTTGGRDAEAANGADPGIGKIIQVTGPVVDIEFSEGALPTVFTALKVTNPALGETEWNLILEVAQQLGGGRVRCIAMDSTEGLKRGQDALNTGDGITIPVGKEALGRLLNVVGEPIDEAGPVETEERWPIHRPAPEFVEQSTKMELFETGIKVIDLLAPFLKGGKIGLFGGAGVGKTVLLMELIHNIAKEYGGYSVFGGVGERTREGNDLYWEMKESGVLGNTGLIFGQMNEPPGARARVALTALTLAEYFRDTQGQDVLLFIDNIFRFTQAGSEVSALLGRTPSAVGYQPTLSTDLGELQERITSTVKGSITSVQAIYVPADDLTDPAPATTFAHLDGTIVLSRQLTELGIYPAVDPLDSASNILDPRIVGDEHYGVAREVQEVLQRYKQLQEIIAILGMDELSEEDKLTVARARKVQRYLSQPFHVAEQFTGTPGKYVPIKQTIEAFGEIISGNMDDIPEQAFYMVGNLDEVREKATAIAS